From a region of the Tistrella mobilis genome:
- a CDS encoding M3 family oligoendopeptidase codes for MPDGHEPLRPEIGDLPRWRLDDLYAAPDDPAIDADVATARADAEAFATAHEGRLAELAPTALADAIETYERIEEAMGRIGSYIGLMHVTRLDQAEAGRRYQTVSEQLTEISSRLLFFVLEFNRLDDAALEAAYEAEPRLARYRPWIERQRAFRPHQLEDRLEKLLLEKSVSGRAAWVRLFDESWASARFTIDGEELTSDAVLSRLGDRDPERRRKAAAAFSEGLGQRIPMLTLIYNTVVKDKETEDRWRGFARPISSRNLSNQVEDEVVDALIKAVREAYPRISHRYYALKARLLGMEKLNYWDRNAAYPQDADAAIHWDRAREIVLDAFGRFMPEMAEIAGRFFTENWIDAPVAHGKAGGAFSHPTVPGAHPYVLMNYQGKARDVMTLAHELGHGVHQTLAAHQGLFLSETPLTLAETASVFGEMLTFRALLDAETDPTRRRLMLASKIEDIINTVVRQVAFASFEMKVHDARRSGELTPEDLGRMWFEVQTESLGPAFDFSEDYRNWWAYIPHFFHTPFYVYAYAFGECLVHALYAVHEQGDPDFVAKYRTLLATGGAKDHRELLAPFGLDAGDPAFWSRGLQLIEGYIDRLEAEVAAAGL; via the coding sequence ATGCCCGACGGCCACGAGCCCCTTCGCCCCGAGATCGGCGATCTGCCCCGCTGGCGCCTCGACGATCTTTATGCGGCCCCGGACGATCCGGCGATCGATGCCGATGTCGCCACGGCACGTGCGGATGCGGAGGCCTTCGCCACGGCCCATGAAGGCCGCTTGGCCGAGCTTGCGCCCACGGCCCTCGCCGATGCGATCGAAACCTATGAACGCATCGAAGAGGCGATGGGCCGGATCGGGTCCTATATCGGGCTGATGCACGTCACCCGCCTGGACCAGGCCGAGGCCGGGCGCCGCTATCAGACGGTGTCGGAACAGCTGACCGAGATTTCGAGCCGGCTGCTGTTCTTCGTGCTGGAGTTCAACCGGCTGGACGATGCAGCACTCGAAGCCGCCTACGAGGCCGAGCCGCGGCTTGCCCGCTACCGCCCCTGGATCGAGCGGCAGCGCGCCTTCCGGCCGCATCAGCTGGAAGACCGGCTGGAAAAGCTGCTGCTGGAGAAGTCGGTCTCGGGCCGCGCAGCCTGGGTGCGGCTGTTCGATGAAAGCTGGGCCTCGGCCCGCTTCACCATCGACGGCGAAGAGCTGACCTCGGACGCCGTGCTCTCGCGCCTGGGCGATCGCGACCCCGAGCGCCGGCGCAAGGCCGCGGCCGCCTTCTCGGAAGGGCTGGGCCAGCGCATCCCGATGCTGACGCTGATCTACAACACCGTGGTCAAGGACAAGGAGACCGAGGATCGCTGGCGCGGCTTCGCCCGGCCGATCTCGTCGCGCAACCTGTCCAACCAGGTGGAAGACGAGGTGGTGGATGCGCTGATCAAGGCGGTGCGCGAGGCCTATCCGCGGATCTCGCACCGCTACTATGCGCTGAAGGCCCGGCTGCTCGGCATGGAGAAGCTGAACTACTGGGACCGCAACGCCGCCTATCCCCAGGATGCCGATGCCGCGATCCATTGGGACCGGGCGCGCGAGATCGTGCTCGACGCCTTCGGCCGCTTCATGCCCGAAATGGCCGAGATCGCCGGTCGGTTCTTCACCGAGAACTGGATCGATGCGCCGGTCGCCCATGGCAAGGCCGGCGGTGCCTTCTCGCATCCGACCGTGCCGGGTGCCCATCCTTATGTGCTGATGAACTATCAGGGCAAGGCGCGCGACGTGATGACGCTTGCCCACGAACTGGGCCATGGCGTGCATCAGACGCTGGCGGCCCATCAGGGCCTGTTCCTGTCGGAAACCCCGCTGACGCTGGCCGAGACCGCCTCGGTCTTCGGCGAAATGCTGACCTTCCGCGCCCTGCTGGATGCCGAGACCGACCCGACCCGCCGCCGGCTGATGCTGGCCTCGAAGATCGAGGACATCATCAACACCGTGGTGCGCCAGGTGGCCTTCGCCAGTTTCGAGATGAAGGTCCACGACGCGCGCCGGTCGGGCGAGCTGACACCCGAAGATCTGGGCCGGATGTGGTTCGAGGTTCAGACCGAAAGCCTGGGCCCGGCCTTCGATTTCTCGGAAGACTATCGGAACTGGTGGGCCTATATCCCCCACTTCTTCCACACGCCCTTCTATGTGTATGCCTATGCCTTCGGCGAATGCCTGGTGCACGCGCTTTACGCCGTGCACGAACAGGGCGATCCGGATTTCGTCGCCAAGTACCGCACCCTGCTCGCTACCGGCGGGGCCAAGGATCATCGCGAACTGCTGGCCCCCTTCGGCCTGGATGCCGGCGATCCGGCGTTCTGGAGCCGTGGCCTTCAGCTGATCGAGGGCTATATCGACCGTCTGGAAGCGGAAGTCGCGGCGGCGGGTCTCTGA
- a CDS encoding sigma-54-dependent transcriptional regulator has translation MTPTILIVDDDPAQRRLLEATIGRFGYRPRPVSSGEEAVRLLMPGRERVDAVLLDLTMPGLSGIDVLNQVRPTRPHLPILVFTAHGGIDVAVQAMRAGATDFMVKPVSADRLQIAIRQALRPGVADDLDGVAPRRGRPMPVTDILGDSRAIRAVLGLVARAANSTIPILIEGESGVGKELIARAIHARSDRAHGPLVTVNCGAIPENLVESILFGHEKGAFTGASERHIGKFQEASGGTLFLDEIGELRPDLQVKLLRALQAGEIDPVGSKQPVPIDIRLISATNRNLWDLVQTGQFRDDLYYRLNVFPIYVPPLRDRRDDILVLARHFIQRFEAAEGKRIRGLTEAAERLLTTYHWPGNVRQLENAIFRAVVLSDGDILDVEHFPQVQQAAYRANGFGDTALPGDYGAGPPVYAVPGGQPPLAPTPGGLAYPQAGGQMAPAPMPGTQVPGTQMPGTQMPGGRPMLVAAGGGQPAPMMPQGFAQAPMPAPMPPAPQGPLPAAGLRPRDDEAEAPIRAFDEAGHIRPLEEIEADIIRMALRQYRGRVSEMARRLGIGRSTLYRKLRDLGLDGTD, from the coding sequence ATGACACCCACCATCCTGATCGTCGATGACGACCCCGCTCAGCGCCGGCTGCTGGAGGCGACGATCGGCCGTTTCGGCTATCGGCCCCGGCCGGTGAGCAGCGGCGAGGAGGCGGTGCGCCTGCTGATGCCGGGGCGCGAGCGGGTGGATGCCGTGCTGCTCGACCTCACCATGCCGGGGCTGTCGGGCATCGATGTGCTGAACCAGGTGCGTCCCACCCGGCCGCATCTGCCGATTCTGGTTTTCACCGCCCATGGCGGCATTGATGTGGCGGTGCAGGCGATGCGGGCCGGTGCGACGGATTTCATGGTCAAGCCGGTCTCGGCCGACCGGCTGCAGATCGCGATCCGCCAGGCGCTGCGTCCCGGCGTCGCCGACGATCTGGACGGGGTGGCGCCGCGGCGCGGCCGGCCGATGCCGGTGACCGATATTCTGGGCGACAGCCGGGCGATCCGCGCCGTGCTGGGCCTGGTGGCGCGGGCAGCCAATTCGACCATCCCGATCCTGATCGAGGGTGAAAGCGGTGTCGGCAAGGAGCTGATCGCCCGGGCGATCCATGCCCGCAGCGACCGTGCCCACGGGCCGCTGGTGACGGTCAATTGCGGCGCGATCCCCGAAAATCTGGTCGAGAGCATTCTGTTCGGCCACGAGAAGGGGGCGTTTACCGGGGCGAGCGAGCGCCATATCGGCAAGTTCCAGGAAGCCTCGGGCGGCACCCTGTTTCTGGACGAAATCGGCGAGCTGCGCCCGGATCTGCAGGTCAAGCTGCTGCGCGCCCTGCAGGCGGGCGAAATCGACCCCGTCGGCTCCAAACAGCCGGTGCCGATCGACATCCGGCTGATTTCGGCCACCAACCGCAATCTGTGGGATCTGGTCCAGACCGGCCAGTTCCGCGACGATCTCTATTACCGTCTCAACGTCTTTCCGATCTATGTGCCGCCGCTGCGCGACCGGCGCGACGACATCCTGGTTCTGGCCCGCCATTTCATCCAGCGCTTCGAGGCGGCCGAGGGCAAGCGCATCCGCGGCCTGACCGAGGCGGCGGAGCGGCTGCTGACCACCTATCACTGGCCGGGCAATGTCCGCCAGCTGGAGAATGCGATCTTCCGGGCGGTGGTGCTGTCGGACGGCGACATCCTGGATGTGGAGCATTTCCCCCAGGTCCAGCAGGCGGCCTATCGTGCCAACGGCTTCGGCGATACCGCGCTGCCCGGCGATTACGGCGCCGGCCCGCCGGTCTATGCCGTGCCCGGCGGTCAGCCGCCGCTGGCGCCGACGCCGGGCGGGCTCGCCTATCCGCAGGCGGGGGGCCAGATGGCGCCTGCGCCCATGCCGGGTACTCAGGTGCCGGGCACTCAGATGCCGGGCACTCAGATGCCGGGGGGGCGCCCGATGCTGGTCGCGGCCGGCGGCGGGCAGCCGGCCCCGATGATGCCGCAGGGCTTCGCCCAGGCGCCCATGCCGGCGCCGATGCCGCCGGCCCCCCAGGGCCCGCTGCCGGCAGCCGGCCTGCGCCCACGCGACGACGAGGCCGAGGCGCCGATCCGCGCCTTCGACGAGGCGGGCCATATCCGGCCGCTGGAAGAGATCGAAGCCGACATCATCCGCATGGCGCTGCGCCAGTATCGCGGCCGGGTGAGCGAGATGGCCCGCCGCCTGGGCATCGGCCGGTCCACCCTCTATCGCAAGCTGCGCGATCTGGGTCTCGACGGCACCGATTGA
- a CDS encoding oxygenase MpaB family protein: protein MSVQSETEERRPNVIVTRERLLGKASRWRRHGQPKVASPGDVGDRGVFGPGSVAWDVLLHPAVIVFQSPAQFILQLTYKPVVAGVRDWDPISRKAHRGELTMFDVFDRAQRNSGIHAPMWLGDLDTARRVSQHLIRVHEKVAGDVIDVGAPEIGGYRANSPRESMWAALTEMHSMLWVYERLGFRGLRLPRRLPAEERDRYIREVSDYCRLFPHDEADLPASMADLKALYKKYDHLFGVTKTLSIIPETGDDFHDLWKSSIQKNYHPSQRKVKRQLFFQEGLFKLIAMSAVSAKTRRNSGVTPRREKMILAACFAMMPLIWLLQRGPIERYFLRMMWGPDAVELVKSARRLHAEAKRARKNTARQARYA from the coding sequence ATGAGCGTACAATCAGAAACCGAAGAACGCCGGCCGAACGTCATCGTCACCAGAGAGCGCCTGCTTGGAAAGGCGAGCCGCTGGCGACGCCATGGTCAGCCGAAGGTCGCGAGCCCCGGAGACGTCGGGGATCGCGGCGTGTTCGGCCCGGGCTCGGTGGCCTGGGATGTTCTTCTGCATCCGGCGGTCATCGTGTTTCAGTCGCCGGCTCAGTTCATTCTGCAGCTCACCTACAAGCCGGTCGTGGCCGGGGTTCGGGACTGGGATCCCATCTCCCGCAAGGCGCATCGGGGCGAGCTGACGATGTTCGACGTCTTCGACCGCGCCCAGCGCAATTCGGGCATCCACGCGCCGATGTGGCTGGGTGATCTGGACACGGCACGGCGCGTCTCTCAGCACCTGATACGGGTCCACGAGAAGGTGGCCGGTGACGTCATCGATGTCGGCGCGCCCGAGATCGGCGGCTACCGGGCCAATTCCCCGCGCGAATCGATGTGGGCCGCGCTGACCGAGATGCATTCCATGCTCTGGGTCTATGAACGCCTCGGCTTCCGGGGCCTCCGGCTTCCGCGGCGCCTCCCGGCCGAGGAGCGGGATCGCTACATTCGCGAGGTCAGCGACTACTGCCGCCTGTTCCCGCACGATGAAGCGGACCTCCCTGCCTCAATGGCAGATCTGAAAGCGCTCTACAAAAAATACGACCATCTCTTCGGTGTGACGAAGACGCTCAGCATCATTCCGGAAACGGGCGACGACTTCCATGACTTGTGGAAATCGTCGATTCAGAAGAACTATCACCCGTCACAACGCAAGGTCAAACGCCAGCTCTTCTTCCAGGAAGGTCTGTTCAAACTCATCGCCATGAGTGCCGTCTCCGCGAAGACACGCCGCAACAGCGGCGTGACGCCGCGCCGGGAGAAGATGATCCTGGCGGCATGCTTCGCGATGATGCCGTTGATCTGGCTGCTCCAGCGCGGCCCGATCGAACGCTATTTTCTGCGGATGATGTGGGGGCCGGACGCGGTCGAACTGGTGAAGTCCGCGCGCCGGCTGCATGCAGAAGCAAAGCGGGCACGAAAGAACACCGCCCGGCAGGCGCGCTACGCCTGA